One Castanea sativa cultivar Marrone di Chiusa Pesio chromosome 4, ASM4071231v1 DNA window includes the following coding sequences:
- the LOC142631644 gene encoding 2-alkenal reductase (NADP(+)-dependent)-like translates to MQAIFGYGVAKVLDSRHPEFKVGDLVWGITGWEEYSLITKTTDTLVKIQHTDVPLSYYTGILGMPGMTSYAGFYEVGIPKKGEYVFVSATSGAVGQLIGQIAKLEGCNVVGSAGSKEKGRKWVDLLKNQLGFDEAFNYKEEQDLNAALKRYFPEGIDVYFEHVGGKMLEAVLLNMRHHGRVAVCGMISHYNLDELEGIKNLLHIGFKWIQMKGYTHRNYYHLYLKFLDLVLPYIREKKMVYMEDIVEGLESGPAALVGLFSGRNFGKQVAVVARE, encoded by the exons ATGCAGGCAATTTTCGGGTACGGTGTGGCAAAAGTGTTGGATTCCAGACATCCAGAATTTAAGGTAGGGGACTTGGTTTGGGGGATCACAGGATGGGAAGAGTACAGTCTAATCACTAAAACAACTGATACTCTCGTTAAAATCCAGCATACTGACGTACCTCTTTCTTATTATACTGGAATTCTCG GTATGCCTGGCATGACTTCGTATGCTGGTTTCTATGAGGTTGGGATTCCTAAGAAAGGAGAATATGTATTTGTTTCAGCAACTTCTGGTGCAGTTGGTCAGCTTATCGGACAAATCGCAAAGTTGGAGGGTTGTAATGTGGTTGGAAGTGCTGGTAGTAAAGAAAAggggcgaaaatgg GTTGATCTATTGAAGAATCAGCTTGGGTTCGATGAAGCTTTTAATTACAAAGAAGAGCAAGACTTGAATGCAGCTTTGAAAAG GTATTTCCCTGAAGGTATTGATGTTTACTTTGAGCATGTTGGGGGCAAAATGCTTGAAGCTGTGCTCCTCAACATGAGACACCATGGTCGCGTTGCTGTGTGTGGAATGATCTCACACTACAATCTTGATGAGCTTGAAGGTATCAAAAATTTGTTGCATATCGGATTCAAGTGGATCCAAATGAAAGGATATACACATCGCAATTATTATCACCTATACCTCAAGTTCTTAGACCTTGTGCTGCCTTACATTAGAGAAAAGAAGATGGTGTATATGGAAGACATAGTTGAAGGCCTTGAGAGTGGTCCAGCTGCCCTTGTTGGACTTTTTAGTGGTCGCAACTTTGGAAAACAAGTAGCTGTAGTTGCTCGTGAATGA
- the LOC142631430 gene encoding 2-alkenal reductase (NADP(+)-dependent)-like: protein MGCYVVGSAGSKEKVDILKSKFGFDEAFNYKEEHDMDAALKRCFPEGIDLYFDNVGGKMLDAVLLNMIFYCRIAVAGMISQYNLDQPEGIGNLLSLVYKRICIEGFTVYDYYHLFPNFLDLVLPYIREGKIAYVEDSRRP from the exons ATGGGTTGTTATGTTGTTGGAAGTGCTGGAAGCAAAGAAAAG GTTGATATACTAAAGAGCAAGTTTGGATTCGACGAGGCTTTCAATTATAAGGAAGAGCATGACATGGATGCAGCTCTAAAAAG GTGTTTTCCTGAAGGCATTGACTTATACTTTGATAATGTCGGAGGCAAAATGCTTGATGCAGTTCTCCTAAACATGATATTCTACTGTCGCATTGCAGTAGCTGGAATGATCTCACAATACAATCTTGATCAACCTGAAGGCATAGGAAATTTATTATCTTTGGTATATAAGAGGATTTGTATAGAAGGATTTACAGTGTATGATTACTATCACCTCTTTCCCAACTTTTTAGACCTTGTGCTGCCTTACATTAGAGAAGGAAAGATAGCATATGTTGAAGACAGCCGAAGGCCTTGA